A stretch of Sulfitobacter sp. THAF37 DNA encodes these proteins:
- the fabI gene encoding enoyl-ACP reductase FabI, whose translation MENTLMQGKRGLIMGLANDKSIAWGIAQTLADAGAELAFSYQGEALKKRVGPLAAQLGSDIVLPCDVSDEASIDALFDGLKDHWENIDFVVHAIGFSDKSELRGRYVDTSRANFAMSMDISVYSFTAIMQRAEKMMGPGASALTLTYYGAEKVMPHYNVMGVAKAALEASVQYLAEDLGKDGIRVNAISAGPIKTLAASGIGDFRYIMKWNEYNSPLRRNVTIGDVGRAALFLLSDLGSGTTGENLHVDAGYHVVGMKAVDAPDMAKE comes from the coding sequence ATGGAAAACACTTTGATGCAGGGCAAGCGTGGCTTGATCATGGGCCTCGCGAACGACAAGTCCATCGCATGGGGCATTGCCCAGACCCTGGCCGATGCCGGCGCGGAACTTGCCTTTTCCTATCAGGGCGAGGCGCTGAAGAAGCGGGTCGGCCCCCTGGCCGCGCAACTGGGCAGCGACATCGTCCTGCCCTGCGACGTGAGCGACGAAGCCAGCATCGACGCGCTGTTCGACGGGTTGAAAGACCACTGGGAAAACATTGACTTCGTCGTGCATGCCATTGGTTTTTCGGACAAAAGCGAACTTCGCGGTCGCTATGTGGATACCAGCCGCGCAAACTTTGCCATGTCGATGGACATTTCGGTCTATTCCTTCACCGCCATCATGCAGCGCGCCGAAAAGATGATGGGCCCGGGGGCCAGCGCCCTCACGCTCACCTATTATGGCGCGGAAAAGGTCATGCCGCATTATAACGTCATGGGCGTGGCCAAGGCCGCGCTCGAGGCATCGGTGCAATACCTGGCCGAGGATCTGGGCAAGGACGGCATCCGCGTCAACGCGATCTCGGCGGGTCCGATCAAGACGCTGGCGGCCTCCGGCATCGGCGATTTCCGCTACATCATGAAATGGAACGAATACAACTCGCCCCTGCGCCGCAACGTGACCATCGGCGACGTGGGCCGCGCGGCGCTGTTCCTGCTCAGCGACCTAGGCTCAGGCACCACGGGCGAGAACCTGCATGTGGACGCGGGCTATCACGTGGTGGGCATGAAGGCGGTGGACGCGCCCGACATGGCCAAGGAATGA
- the pdxH gene encoding pyridoxamine 5'-phosphate oxidase, which produces MEERTGIFAGPDPFEIARRWLAEAEDTEPNDPNAVALATVDETGLPNVRMVLLKEIEAHAFVFYTNYESAKAIELEGAGKAAFVLHSKTLRRQIRVRGTITREDGPQADAYYKSRSLGSRLGAWASRQSRPLKSRAALVAEVARVTAQKGTNPDRPPFWGGYRITPSEIEFWADGEFRLHNRFRWRRADPAESWEIVRLNP; this is translated from the coding sequence ATGGAAGAACGCACCGGTATCTTTGCGGGACCGGACCCGTTTGAAATCGCCCGTCGCTGGCTTGCGGAGGCCGAAGACACCGAGCCGAACGATCCGAACGCCGTCGCATTGGCCACCGTGGATGAGACGGGGCTGCCCAATGTGCGCATGGTACTGCTGAAAGAGATCGAGGCGCACGCCTTTGTCTTTTACACCAATTACGAGAGCGCCAAGGCGATCGAGCTGGAGGGGGCGGGCAAGGCCGCCTTTGTGCTGCACTCCAAGACCCTTCGTCGGCAGATCCGGGTGCGCGGCACCATCACGCGGGAGGACGGCCCCCAGGCCGACGCCTATTACAAGAGCCGCTCGTTGGGCAGCAGGCTGGGGGCATGGGCGTCCAGGCAGTCCCGCCCGCTCAAGAGCCGTGCGGCCCTCGTGGCGGAGGTGGCCCGCGTGACCGCCCAGAAGGGCACCAACCCCGACCGGCCGCCCTTCTGGGGCGGCTACCGGATCACCCCGTCCGAGATCGAGTTCTGGGCGGACGGGGAATTCCGGCTTCACAACCGTTTCAGATGGCGACGGGCAGACCCGGCGGAAAGCTGGGAAATCGTCCGTCTCAACCCTTGA
- a CDS encoding cold-shock protein has translation METPEGTPVSGVVKWFDPAKGFGFVVADTGGPDILLHVNVLRNFGQSSVADGARVEVLAHRTERGVQATQVRAIHPPENAQSAALPDIIRRDREEVAAAPLLPARVKWFDKSKGFGFANVFGKPEDVFLHIEVLRQSGLSDLQPGEALAMRVIDGTRGKMAAEVQAWETVLTPRDEDRD, from the coding sequence ATCGAAACGCCCGAAGGGACGCCGGTTTCCGGTGTTGTGAAATGGTTCGATCCGGCCAAGGGGTTCGGCTTTGTCGTGGCCGATACCGGCGGGCCGGACATCCTGTTGCATGTCAACGTGCTGCGCAACTTCGGGCAAAGCTCGGTGGCCGACGGGGCGCGGGTAGAGGTGCTGGCCCACCGCACCGAACGCGGCGTGCAGGCGACGCAGGTGCGGGCAATTCACCCACCCGAGAACGCCCAGTCCGCGGCGCTGCCAGACATCATCAGGCGCGACCGGGAGGAGGTCGCGGCGGCGCCGCTGTTGCCGGCGCGGGTCAAGTGGTTCGACAAATCCAAGGGGTTCGGCTTTGCCAATGTGTTCGGCAAGCCGGAGGATGTGTTCCTGCATATCGAGGTGTTGCGGCAGTCGGGTCTGTCCGATCTGCAACCCGGCGAGGCGCTGGCGATGCGGGTGATTGATGGTACACGCGGCAAGATGGCCGCAGAGGTGCAGGCATGGGAAACAGTATTGACGCCCCGCGACGAAGACCGGGACTGA
- a CDS encoding DUF192 domain-containing protein has protein sequence MGNSIDAPRRRPGLIAATLAALALSAVGAWAESACREDTVMLRGDWGSVRFNVEIADEPQEQARGLMGREAMPVSSGMLFVYPAPRRASFWMRNTLIPLDMLFVDASGTVTHIHHEAVPLDETSIFGGDNVLAVLEINGGLARRLGITEGTRLRHPAFSPDEAAWPC, from the coding sequence ATGGGAAACAGTATTGACGCCCCGCGACGAAGACCGGGACTGATCGCCGCCACGCTGGCGGCGCTGGCGCTGAGTGCGGTCGGGGCATGGGCCGAAAGCGCCTGCCGCGAGGACACCGTGATGCTGCGGGGCGACTGGGGCAGCGTGCGTTTCAACGTGGAAATCGCGGACGAGCCGCAGGAACAGGCGCGGGGCCTCATGGGGCGCGAAGCGATGCCGGTCTCTTCGGGCATGCTGTTCGTGTATCCCGCGCCACGGCGCGCCAGCTTCTGGATGCGCAACACGCTGATCCCGCTCGACATGCTGTTCGTGGACGCCAGCGGTACCGTGACGCACATTCACCACGAGGCCGTGCCGCTGGACGAAACCTCCATCTTCGGCGGCGACAACGTCCTTGCCGTGCTTGAGATCAACGGCGGGCTGGCACGCCGGCTGGGCATCACCGAAGGGACCCGGCTGCGCCATCCGGCGTTTTCGCCCGATGAAGCGGCCTGGCCTTGCTAG
- a CDS encoding N-acetyltransferase: MKLPDLPPDMKFPRLGTHPGDIAFAFEAKRAAMGPHIIKRWPWDEAFQRDLHERHYSEKPFFEIRRSEQRLGTLSLQRQSDHVRLGEFYLFPEHQGQGAGSTILAHCLAVADSLQLPVRLEYLHWNPVGSLYRRYGFKEISRSGIHCFMQREAVDL; encoded by the coding sequence ATGAAATTGCCCGACCTTCCTCCTGATATGAAATTCCCTCGGCTTGGCACCCATCCCGGCGATATTGCCTTTGCTTTCGAAGCTAAACGAGCGGCCATGGGACCGCACATAATCAAACGCTGGCCTTGGGATGAAGCATTCCAACGGGACCTGCATGAGCGTCATTACAGCGAGAAGCCATTTTTCGAGATAAGGCGCTCGGAGCAGAGGCTTGGAACGCTATCGCTTCAGCGGCAGTCGGATCACGTGCGTCTCGGAGAGTTCTATTTGTTCCCAGAGCATCAAGGCCAGGGAGCTGGTTCGACTATTCTCGCGCACTGTCTCGCAGTGGCCGACAGCCTGCAGTTACCTGTTAGGTTGGAGTACTTGCACTGGAACCCGGTAGGCTCGCTCTACCGGCGGTATGGCTTCAAAGAGATCAGTCGTTCCGGGATCCACTGCTTCATGCAGCGAGAAGCTGTCGACTTGTAG
- a CDS encoding vitamin B12-dependent ribonucleotide reductase: protein MKIERQFTTAGKDAYAGLDFITTVSEIRNPDGSTVFKLDNVEVPSSWSQVASDVIAQKYFRKAGVPSELKKVKEKGVPEFLWRSVPAEGAEMGGETSSKQVFDRLAGAWAYWGWKGGYFTTEEDARAYFDEMRHMLASQRAAPNSPQWFNTGLHWAYGIDGPAQGHYYVDYKTGKLTRSKSSYEHPQPHACFIQSVQDDLVGDGGIMDLWVREARLFKYGSGTGTNFSSLRAAGEKLSGGGKSSGLMGFLKIGDRAAGAIKSGGTTRRAAKMVIVDADHPDIEEFINWKVLEEQKVASIVAGSKMHEEKLNLLFKAIKEWDGAVADAYDPAKNDALKQAIREAKKVAIPETYVKRVLDYAKQGHTSIEFPTYDTDWDSEAYNSVSGQNSNNSIRVTNAFLTAVEKDADWELTDRTTGKVAKTIRARDLWAQVGHAAWACADPGIQYHDTVNDWHTCPEDGAIRGSNPCSEYMFLDDTACNLASMNLLTFLEDGVFNVEDYMHAARLWTVTLEISVMMAQFPSKEIAQRSYDFRTLGLGYANIGGLLMNMGYSYDSDEGRSLCGALTAIMTGVSYATSAEMAGELGTFPGYDKNSSHMLRVIRNHRNAAHGNDTGYELLSVKPVPLDHANCPQPGLIDVAMSTWDEALTLGEQHGYRNAQVSVIAPTGTIGLVMDCDTTGIEPDFALVKFKKLAGGGYFKIINQSVPAALEKLGYGSAQIEEIVSYAVGHGTIGNAPGINHTSLAGHGFGPNELAKVDAALASAFDIRFVFNQWTLGEAFCKNVLGIPADKLNDPTFDLLKSLGFSRKDIEAANDHVCGTMTLEGAPHLKPEHYGIFDCANPCGKKGKRFLSVNSHIYMMAAAQSFISGAISKTINMPNDATIEDCQQAYELSWSLGIKANALYRDGSKLSQPLAAALVEDDDEAAEVLESGSMQEKATVLAEKIVEKVIVKEIVKSHREKMPQRRKGYTQKANVGGHKVYLRTGEYGDGKLGEIFIDMHKEGAGFRAMMNNFAIAVSVGLQYGVPLEEFVDAFTFTKFEPAGMVQGNDSIKNATSILDYIFRELAVSYLDRTDLAHVKPEGATFDDLGRGDEEEGVANVSELSETAATKSLEVLRQISSTGYLRNRLPQELVVLQGGQREMAAAVAAATPQVDGSAAVAMAASTAAASAPTSLDARTKAKMQGYEGEACGECGNYTLVRNGTCMKCNTCGGTSGCS from the coding sequence ATGAAGATTGAACGTCAGTTTACGACCGCAGGCAAAGATGCATACGCGGGGCTGGATTTCATCACCACGGTATCCGAGATCCGCAATCCCGACGGCTCCACCGTGTTCAAGCTCGACAATGTCGAGGTGCCCTCCAGCTGGAGCCAGGTCGCAAGCGACGTCATCGCGCAGAAATATTTCCGCAAGGCCGGCGTTCCCTCTGAACTGAAAAAGGTCAAGGAAAAGGGCGTGCCCGAGTTCCTGTGGCGCTCGGTCCCCGCCGAAGGGGCCGAAATGGGCGGCGAGACCTCGTCCAAGCAGGTGTTTGACCGCCTTGCCGGGGCCTGGGCCTATTGGGGCTGGAAGGGTGGCTATTTCACCACCGAGGAAGACGCCCGCGCCTATTTTGACGAGATGCGCCACATGCTGGCCAGCCAGCGCGCCGCGCCGAACTCGCCCCAGTGGTTCAACACCGGCCTGCACTGGGCCTATGGCATCGACGGTCCCGCGCAGGGCCACTACTATGTCGATTACAAGACCGGCAAACTGACCCGGTCCAAGTCTTCCTACGAACACCCGCAGCCGCACGCCTGCTTCATCCAGTCCGTTCAGGACGACCTGGTGGGCGATGGCGGCATCATGGACCTGTGGGTCCGCGAGGCGCGGCTTTTCAAATACGGCTCGGGAACGGGCACCAACTTCTCCTCGCTGCGTGCGGCGGGTGAGAAACTGTCGGGCGGTGGCAAGTCGTCCGGCTTGATGGGCTTTCTCAAGATCGGCGACCGTGCAGCCGGCGCCATCAAGTCGGGCGGCACCACGCGCCGCGCGGCCAAGATGGTGATCGTCGATGCCGACCATCCCGACATCGAGGAATTCATCAACTGGAAGGTGCTCGAAGAGCAGAAGGTCGCGTCCATCGTCGCCGGCTCCAAGATGCACGAAGAGAAGCTGAACCTTCTGTTCAAGGCGATCAAGGAATGGGACGGGGCAGTGGCGGATGCCTATGACCCGGCCAAGAACGACGCGCTGAAACAGGCGATCCGCGAAGCCAAGAAGGTCGCGATCCCCGAGACCTACGTGAAGCGCGTGCTGGACTATGCCAAGCAGGGCCACACCAGCATCGAATTCCCGACCTATGACACCGACTGGGACTCCGAGGCCTACAACTCCGTTTCCGGCCAGAACTCCAACAACTCGATCCGCGTGACCAACGCCTTCCTGACCGCTGTCGAAAAGGACGCGGACTGGGAACTGACCGACCGCACGACCGGCAAGGTGGCCAAGACCATCCGCGCCCGCGACCTCTGGGCGCAGGTCGGCCATGCCGCCTGGGCCTGTGCCGATCCGGGCATCCAGTACCACGACACCGTCAACGACTGGCACACATGCCCCGAAGACGGCGCGATCCGCGGCTCGAACCCCTGCTCGGAATACATGTTCCTGGACGATACCGCCTGCAACCTGGCGTCGATGAACCTGCTCACCTTCCTTGAGGACGGCGTGTTCAACGTCGAGGACTACATGCACGCCGCGCGTCTTTGGACCGTGACGCTGGAAATCTCGGTGATGATGGCGCAGTTCCCGTCCAAGGAGATCGCGCAGCGGTCCTATGACTTCCGCACCCTGGGTCTGGGCTATGCGAACATCGGCGGTCTGCTGATGAACATGGGCTATTCCTACGACAGCGACGAGGGCCGCAGCCTCTGCGGGGCGCTGACAGCGATCATGACCGGCGTGTCCTACGCCACCTCCGCGGAAATGGCGGGCGAGCTGGGGACCTTTCCCGGATACGACAAGAACAGCAGCCACATGCTGCGCGTCATCCGCAACCACCGCAACGCGGCCCACGGCAACGACACCGGCTACGAACTGCTGTCGGTCAAGCCCGTCCCGCTCGACCACGCGAATTGCCCTCAGCCCGGCCTGATCGACGTGGCGATGTCCACCTGGGACGAGGCGTTGACCCTGGGCGAGCAGCACGGCTACCGCAACGCGCAGGTCTCGGTCATTGCGCCCACCGGCACCATCGGCCTGGTGATGGACTGCGACACCACCGGCATCGAGCCCGACTTTGCCCTGGTGAAGTTCAAGAAGCTGGCCGGCGGCGGCTACTTCAAGATCATCAACCAAAGCGTTCCGGCGGCACTGGAAAAGCTCGGTTACGGCTCCGCCCAGATCGAGGAAATCGTGTCCTACGCCGTGGGCCATGGCACCATCGGCAACGCACCGGGGATCAACCACACCTCGCTGGCGGGCCACGGTTTCGGCCCCAATGAGCTGGCCAAGGTGGACGCGGCGTTGGCCTCGGCCTTCGACATCCGCTTTGTCTTCAACCAGTGGACCCTGGGCGAGGCGTTCTGCAAGAATGTGCTGGGCATCCCGGCGGACAAGCTGAACGACCCGACCTTCGACCTGCTGAAGTCCCTTGGGTTCTCCCGCAAGGACATCGAGGCGGCCAACGACCACGTCTGCGGCACGATGACCCTGGAAGGCGCGCCGCACCTCAAGCCGGAGCATTACGGCATCTTCGACTGCGCCAACCCCTGCGGCAAGAAGGGCAAGCGGTTCCTCAGCGTGAACAGCCACATCTACATGATGGCGGCGGCACAAAGCTTCATCTCGGGCGCGATTTCCAAGACGATCAACATGCCCAACGACGCCACCATCGAGGACTGCCAGCAGGCCTATGAACTGTCCTGGAGCCTCGGCATCAAGGCGAATGCGCTTTACCGCGACGGCTCCAAGCTCAGCCAGCCGCTGGCGGCGGCCCTGGTGGAGGACGACGACGAGGCGGCAGAGGTGCTGGAAAGCGGCTCCATGCAGGAAAAGGCGACCGTGCTGGCCGAAAAGATCGTCGAAAAGGTGATCGTCAAGGAAATCGTCAAGTCGCACCGCGAAAAGATGCCCCAGCGCCGCAAGGGCTATACCCAGAAGGCCAACGTGGGCGGGCACAAGGTCTACCTGCGCACCGGCGAATACGGCGACGGCAAGCTGGGCGAGATTTTCATCGACATGCACAAGGAAGGCGCGGGCTTCCGCGCGATGATGAACAACTTCGCCATCGCGGTCTCCGTCGGGCTTCAGTACGGCGTGCCACTGGAGGAATTCGTCGATGCCTTCACCTTCACCAAGTTCGAACCGGCGGGCATGGTCCAGGGCAACGACAGCATCAAGAACGCGACCTCGATTCTCGACTATATCTTCCGCGAACTGGCGGTCAGCTACCTGGACCGGACCGATCTCGCGCATGTGAAGCCCGAAGGTGCCACATTCGACGATCTGGGTCGGGGCGACGAGGAAGAAGGCGTGGCGAATGTCTCGGAGCTTTCTGAAACTGCCGCGACCAAGAGCCTCGAAGTGCTGCGCCAGATCAGCTCCACCGGCTATCTGCGCAACCGCCTGCCGCAGGAACTGGTGGTACTGCAGGGCGGCCAGCGCGAGATGGCAGCCGCCGTCGCCGCCGCCACGCCCCAGGTCGACGGCAGCGCCGCCGTCGCCATGGCCGCCAGCACCGCTGCCGCCAGCGCGCCGACCAGCCTCGATGCGCGCACCAAGGCCAAGATGCAGGGCTACGAGGGCGAGGCCTGCGGCGAATGCGGGAACTACACGCTGGTCCGCAACGGGACCTGCATGAAGTGCAATACATGTGGTGGCACCAGTGGCTGCAGCTAA
- a CDS encoding RNA polymerase sigma factor: MTETAATPCALSPLLPRLRARARRLTRSAEEAEDLAQEVALKMWQLLAEDTRIDAPDRYAMIMLHNLARYRWRGARRTEELTEDMVVTAPLGPARLACAELRAAIARLPRDQRACMEMIVAGDTSPQVLAAKLRVPQGTVMSRLARARASLRQQMALEGSVTELL, encoded by the coding sequence ATGACAGAAACAGCCGCGACGCCCTGCGCGCTTTCCCCCCTGTTGCCCCGCCTGCGTGCCCGTGCCCGCAGGCTGACCCGCTCGGCCGAGGAGGCCGAGGACCTGGCCCAGGAGGTGGCGCTGAAGATGTGGCAACTGCTGGCGGAGGACACCCGGATCGACGCGCCGGACCGCTATGCGATGATCATGCTGCACAACCTCGCACGGTACCGCTGGCGCGGCGCGCGCCGGACCGAGGAACTGACCGAAGACATGGTGGTGACGGCGCCGCTAGGCCCGGCCCGGCTGGCCTGCGCGGAGCTGCGCGCCGCCATCGCGCGGCTGCCCCGCGACCAGCGCGCCTGCATGGAAATGATCGTGGCGGGCGACACAAGCCCTCAGGTGTTGGCGGCAAAGCTGCGGGTGCCGCAGGGTACGGTCATGTCGCGGCTGGCGCGCGCCCGGGCGAGCCTGCGGCAGCAGATGGCGCTTGAGGGGTCGGTGACGGAGTTGCTGTGA
- a CDS encoding outer membrane protein — protein MKKFTKISAMTLAATAAMGSAAYAGNLAEPVVEEPVYAPAPAPVAVSDDWTGFYTGLQLGYADVDGPGVLDGDNGTYGFHAGYDYDFGDYVIGGEVDYDKTDVDLNGGAANVDSVARLKLKGGYDLGNTLIYATAGAARADTSVGDETGPFAGVGATYKITDSYTVGAELLHHKFDDLGGVAGADADATTFTVRGSLRF, from the coding sequence ATGAAAAAGTTTACAAAGATCAGCGCAATGACACTGGCGGCAACGGCGGCCATGGGCAGCGCGGCCTACGCAGGCAACCTGGCTGAGCCGGTTGTGGAGGAACCCGTCTATGCACCGGCCCCCGCACCGGTTGCCGTGTCCGACGACTGGACCGGCTTCTACACCGGTCTGCAGCTGGGCTATGCGGATGTCGACGGCCCCGGCGTGCTGGACGGCGACAACGGAACCTACGGTTTCCACGCCGGCTACGACTATGACTTCGGCGATTACGTGATCGGCGGCGAAGTGGACTACGACAAGACCGATGTCGATCTGAACGGCGGCGCCGCGAATGTCGATTCGGTGGCACGCCTGAAGCTCAAGGGCGGCTATGACCTGGGCAACACGCTGATCTACGCGACAGCGGGTGCGGCACGCGCGGACACGTCCGTGGGTGACGAAACCGGTCCCTTTGCCGGTGTCGGTGCGACCTACAAGATCACCGACAGCTACACCGTCGGTGCCGAACTGCTGCACCACAAGTTCGATGACCTTGGCGGTGTCGCAGGCGCGGACGCGGATGCAACCACCTTCACGGTGCGCGGTTCGCTGCGCTTCTGA
- a CDS encoding pyridoxal phosphate-dependent aminotransferase, with the protein MQASHRISHILGGGSDGWGVFSKARRMIAEGTPVTELTIGEHDIRTAAPILQDMHRAAMEGHTGYAAVPGTASLRDRVAARVTRRTGVPTTRENVMVTPGGQAGLYATHVACCDAGDTALFIDPYYATYPGTIRGAGAEPLAVAARPDAGFQPRAADIAAVADGAKSLLINSPNNPTGVVYTRETLEGIAQVCTAHGLWLISDEVYDTQVWAGEHISPRALPGMAERTLVIGSMSKSHAMTGSRCGWIVGPVEMIEHLTNLATHTTYGVPGFIQDAAVFALDQGEAFEAEIGEPFRRRRALAHDILAGQNAVTLVPSDGAMYLMLDVRSTGLSGEAFADALLETHHIAVMPGESFGAAAAGHLRVAMTVDDTRFAEALQTLCAFARDRAKAA; encoded by the coding sequence ATGCAGGCATCACATCGCATCAGCCACATCCTGGGTGGAGGATCGGACGGCTGGGGCGTTTTTTCCAAGGCGCGCCGGATGATCGCGGAGGGCACGCCGGTGACAGAACTGACCATCGGCGAACACGACATCCGCACCGCGGCCCCGATCCTTCAGGACATGCACCGCGCGGCGATGGAGGGGCATACCGGCTATGCCGCCGTCCCGGGCACCGCGTCGTTGCGCGACCGCGTCGCCGCCCGGGTCACGCGGCGGACGGGCGTGCCGACAACGCGCGAGAACGTGATGGTAACACCGGGCGGTCAGGCGGGGCTTTACGCGACCCACGTGGCCTGTTGCGACGCGGGCGATACCGCGCTTTTCATCGACCCCTATTATGCCACCTACCCCGGCACGATCCGGGGTGCCGGGGCCGAACCGCTGGCGGTGGCCGCGCGCCCCGACGCGGGGTTCCAGCCCCGCGCCGCGGACATCGCGGCAGTGGCAGACGGGGCGAAATCCCTGCTGATCAATTCGCCCAACAACCCCACCGGCGTGGTCTATACCCGCGAAACGCTGGAGGGGATCGCGCAGGTCTGCACAGCGCATGGCCTGTGGCTGATCTCGGACGAGGTCTATGACACGCAGGTCTGGGCGGGCGAACACATCAGCCCCCGCGCGCTGCCGGGCATGGCGGAGCGGACGCTGGTGATCGGCTCCATGTCGAAATCCCACGCCATGACAGGCTCGCGCTGCGGCTGGATCGTCGGCCCGGTCGAGATGATCGAGCACCTGACCAACCTCGCGACGCACACCACCTACGGCGTGCCGGGGTTCATCCAGGATGCTGCCGTCTTTGCGCTTGATCAGGGGGAGGCCTTCGAAGCCGAAATCGGCGAACCCTTCCGCCGCCGCCGCGCGCTGGCGCATGATATCCTGGCCGGACAGAATGCGGTGACGCTGGTGCCATCGGACGGTGCGATGTACCTGATGCTGGATGTGCGCAGCACCGGGTTGAGCGGCGAAGCCTTTGCCGACGCGCTGCTTGAGACGCATCACATCGCGGTGATGCCGGGCGAGAGCTTTGGCGCCGCCGCCGCCGGACATCTGCGGGTTGCAATGACGGTGGACGACACCCGCTTTGCCGAGGCGCTGCAGACGCTCTGCGCTTTCGCACGGGATCGGGCCAAGGCGGCCTGA
- the cysS gene encoding cysteine--tRNA ligase, which produces MTTIRLYNTKTRKREEFVPISADDVRMYVCGPTVYDRAHIGNARPVIVFDLLYRLLRYVYGPAHVSYVRNFTDVDDKINARAAESGRPIGDITSETTRWFLDDMAAVGALEPSLKGEAHDRAMPRATAYIGEMIAMIEDLIARDHAYAAEGHVLFRVRSYDAYGALSGRSVDDMIAGARVEVAPYKEDPLDFVLWKPSDADTPGWDSPWGRGRPGWHIECSAMADALLGDTFDIHGGGNDLTFPHHENEIAQSTCAGHGFANVWMHNEMLQVEGRKMSKSLGNFFTLHDLLEQGVPGEVIRFVFLSTHYRKPMDWTDKKREEAERVLRKWYTQVAGAQTSQPPQEAVDLLADDLNTHGVLTLCHRLSGDNDIEGLRGTLTLLGLLAGQIPDWAVEQAFDLTDVEAFLSDARVTAMETKDFAEVDRIKKALTDLGIEVQMGKDGVKLKAPPGFDGTGLDGVL; this is translated from the coding sequence ATGACCACCATCAGACTGTACAACACCAAGACCCGCAAGCGCGAGGAATTCGTCCCGATTTCCGCCGATGACGTGCGGATGTATGTCTGCGGCCCCACGGTCTATGACCGCGCGCACATCGGCAACGCCCGCCCCGTGATCGTGTTTGATCTGCTCTACCGGCTGCTGCGGTACGTCTACGGCCCGGCGCATGTCAGCTACGTGCGCAATTTCACGGATGTGGACGACAAGATCAACGCGCGGGCAGCAGAAAGCGGGCGGCCGATCGGGGATATCACTTCCGAAACGACGCGCTGGTTTCTGGACGACATGGCGGCGGTGGGCGCGCTGGAGCCATCGCTGAAGGGCGAAGCGCACGACCGCGCCATGCCCCGCGCCACCGCCTATATCGGCGAGATGATCGCGATGATCGAGGATCTGATCGCGCGTGATCATGCCTATGCCGCCGAAGGCCACGTGCTGTTCCGGGTCCGGTCCTATGACGCCTACGGCGCGCTGTCGGGCCGGTCGGTGGACGACATGATCGCCGGGGCACGGGTCGAAGTCGCGCCCTACAAGGAAGACCCGCTCGACTTCGTCCTGTGGAAGCCTTCGGATGCGGACACGCCGGGCTGGGACAGCCCCTGGGGCCGGGGCCGCCCCGGCTGGCACATCGAATGCTCCGCCATGGCCGATGCCCTGCTGGGCGATACCTTCGACATCCACGGCGGCGGCAACGACCTGACCTTTCCGCACCATGAAAACGAGATTGCCCAGTCGACCTGCGCGGGCCACGGCTTTGCCAATGTCTGGATGCACAACGAGATGTTGCAGGTCGAGGGGCGCAAGATGTCCAAGTCGCTGGGCAACTTCTTTACCCTGCATGATCTGCTTGAGCAGGGCGTGCCGGGCGAGGTGATCCGCTTTGTCTTTCTGTCCACGCACTACCGCAAGCCGATGGACTGGACCGACAAGAAGCGCGAGGAGGCCGAGCGCGTGCTGCGCAAATGGTACACCCAGGTCGCCGGCGCACAGACCAGCCAACCGCCGCAGGAGGCGGTCGATCTGCTGGCCGACGATCTGAACACCCACGGGGTGCTGACCCTGTGCCACCGGCTGTCTGGCGACAACGACATCGAGGGGCTGCGCGGCACCCTGACGCTGCTGGGCCTGCTGGCGGGCCAGATCCCCGACTGGGCGGTGGAACAGGCGTTCGACCTGACCGATGTTGAAGCCTTCCTCAGCGATGCGCGGGTGACTGCGATGGAAACCAAGGATTTCGCCGAGGTGGACCGGATCAAGAAGGCGCTGACCGATCTGGGGATCGAAGTGCAGATGGGCAAGGACGGGGTCAAGCTGAAGGCGCCGCCGGGCTTTGACGGCACAGGTCTGGACGGTGTGCTGTGA